The following proteins come from a genomic window of Gottfriedia acidiceleris:
- the brnQ gene encoding branched-chain amino acid transport system II carrier protein: MSPRVPNTFIIILGFMLFALFFGAGNLIFPPILGQLAGKNIWIANAGFLVTGVGLPLLGVTAFVFSGEKNLQSLARRVHPLFGIVFTTVLYLAIGPFFAIPRSGNVSFEIGVKPFLSNDASPGALIIFTILFFTVTCLLSLNPTKIIDVVGKFLTPIKLTFIGLLVVIAIVHPIGKFQEPFKGYTTNVFFKGFQEGYLTMDALVAFVFGIIIVNAIKGKGVTSKKQLMIVCGKSTAIAASLLAIIYSALSYMGASSVEKLGRLDNGAEVLAKVSDYYFGSYGAILLGLMITVACLTTSVGLITACSTFFHELFPALSYKKIAIIMTVFSTLIANIGLTQLIKVSIPVLMTLYPIAISLIFLTFLHYTFKGRSEVYQGSLILTFIVSLFDGLNSAGIQIEVIHHFFTKYLPLYSLGLGWIFPAIIGGFIGYFISILRKKNKKDIPSSIRKIS, translated from the coding sequence ATGTCACCAAGAGTACCTAATACTTTTATAATCATTCTAGGTTTTATGTTATTTGCACTGTTTTTTGGAGCTGGAAATCTAATTTTTCCACCCATACTCGGACAGTTAGCCGGAAAAAACATATGGATAGCCAATGCTGGCTTTTTAGTTACTGGAGTTGGATTACCATTATTAGGTGTTACAGCTTTTGTTTTTTCAGGTGAAAAAAATTTGCAATCTTTAGCTAGACGTGTACATCCGTTGTTTGGTATTGTATTTACTACGGTTCTTTATCTAGCAATTGGTCCTTTTTTTGCTATCCCTAGATCAGGGAATGTATCGTTTGAAATTGGCGTTAAACCTTTTTTATCAAATGATGCAAGTCCTGGTGCACTAATCATATTTACAATCTTATTTTTCACAGTTACCTGCTTGTTATCACTTAATCCTACAAAGATTATTGATGTCGTAGGAAAATTTCTTACTCCTATTAAATTAACATTTATCGGATTGCTTGTTGTAATCGCTATTGTTCATCCAATTGGGAAATTTCAAGAGCCATTTAAAGGATACACAACAAATGTGTTTTTTAAAGGTTTCCAAGAAGGCTATTTAACAATGGATGCTCTTGTAGCTTTTGTTTTTGGAATTATTATTGTAAACGCAATTAAGGGAAAAGGAGTTACTTCTAAAAAACAGCTAATGATCGTTTGTGGAAAGTCAACAGCAATAGCTGCTTCACTTTTAGCAATAATCTATTCTGCTCTTTCTTATATGGGCGCTTCAAGTGTTGAGAAACTTGGTCGATTAGATAATGGAGCTGAAGTTTTAGCGAAAGTTTCAGACTATTATTTTGGTTCTTATGGGGCAATATTATTAGGTTTAATGATTACAGTGGCATGTTTGACTACGAGTGTAGGTCTAATCACTGCTTGTTCTACTTTTTTTCACGAATTGTTTCCAGCCCTTTCTTACAAAAAAATTGCGATCATTATGACTGTATTTAGTACACTTATAGCAAATATAGGTTTAACACAGCTAATTAAAGTTTCAATTCCTGTATTAATGACACTATATCCTATCGCTATATCCTTAATTTTCTTAACATTCTTACACTATACCTTTAAAGGTAGGTCAGAAGTGTATCAAGGCAGTTTGATCTTAACTTTTATTGTGAGTCTATTTGATGGATTAAACTCAGCTGGAATACAAATTGAAGTAATTCATCATTTCTTCACTAAGTACCTACCGTTGTATAGTTTAGGTTTAGGTTGGATATTTCCAGCTATTATTGGTGGTTTTATTGGTTATTTTATTAGTATTTTACGTAAGAAAAATAAGAAAGATATTCCTAGTTCAATTCGAAAGATAAGTTAA
- a CDS encoding MATE family efflux transporter, whose product MEEFEVDQSNIYYLKDAPIRKSLARLCIPMMIGISAGTIYNLINVFFIGLVHDTAMLSAITLGLPIFTVLMAIGNVFGVGAGTFVTRLLGEGNLQKGKSVAGYAFYMSLICGLIIAVIALLFVNPIVHLLGADATTLLYTKQYTTTLFIGGFAFILNFALEQIVRSEGAAKESMYGMFISVIFSIIFDVLFILVLNLHVMGAALSMVLANIAASIYYIWFLERKSETLRGFLKHWKVSMTDQLEIYKVGVPELFKMSFMIVTTLLLNNYAIEYGEHVVASFGIAVRIAQLPEFITMGLFIGAISLIAYNYGGKNKLRLYETLKELTLWIGGISIVFGGIVYLFKIQVLGFFTNDSAVLSIGALILIAQLISSVFNGFTGLFTSIFQASGEGLATGIMSITQGILFIPVVIILHHFYGLNGIIWSLTLTEGITFFMGAILMIPYLRKLKKMPDITIDHKK is encoded by the coding sequence ATGGAAGAATTTGAAGTAGATCAATCTAATATTTATTATTTAAAAGATGCACCGATACGTAAATCGTTAGCTCGTTTATGTATTCCAATGATGATCGGGATTTCTGCTGGTACAATTTATAACTTAATAAACGTATTTTTTATCGGTTTAGTTCATGATACAGCGATGTTAAGCGCCATTACATTAGGCTTACCGATCTTTACAGTACTAATGGCGATTGGGAATGTATTTGGGGTTGGTGCAGGAACTTTTGTTACTCGTCTCTTAGGTGAAGGGAATCTTCAGAAAGGGAAGTCAGTAGCTGGATATGCTTTTTATATGAGCCTTATATGTGGATTAATTATTGCAGTAATTGCCTTACTATTTGTTAATCCAATTGTACATTTGTTGGGAGCGGACGCTACAACATTGCTTTATACAAAACAATATACAACCACGCTTTTTATTGGTGGCTTTGCCTTTATTTTGAATTTTGCATTAGAACAAATTGTGCGTTCTGAAGGTGCAGCAAAAGAATCAATGTATGGCATGTTCATTAGTGTTATTTTTAGTATCATTTTTGATGTGTTATTCATTTTAGTTTTAAACCTTCATGTAATGGGTGCTGCCCTTTCAATGGTTTTAGCAAATATTGCGGCAAGCATATATTACATTTGGTTTTTAGAAAGAAAAAGTGAAACATTAAGAGGTTTCTTAAAGCATTGGAAAGTATCAATGACCGATCAATTAGAAATCTATAAAGTCGGTGTTCCAGAGTTATTTAAAATGTCATTTATGATTGTTACAACTTTACTATTAAACAACTATGCCATTGAATACGGCGAGCATGTTGTAGCAAGCTTTGGAATTGCAGTAAGGATTGCACAACTCCCAGAGTTTATTACGATGGGTTTATTTATAGGGGCTATTTCTTTAATTGCTTATAACTATGGTGGAAAAAATAAACTGCGTCTATATGAAACATTAAAAGAGTTAACATTATGGATTGGTGGGATCTCAATTGTATTTGGTGGTATCGTATATCTTTTTAAAATTCAAGTACTCGGTTTCTTTACAAACGATTCAGCTGTGCTAAGTATTGGAGCATTAATCTTAATAGCGCAACTTATATCATCTGTTTTTAATGGATTCACAGGTTTATTCACTAGTATCTTCCAAGCGTCTGGGGAAGGTCTTGCGACAGGAATAATGTCAATTACACAAGGTATTCTTTTCATTCCAGTTGTTATCATCTTGCATCATTTTTATGGATTAAATGGCATAATTTGGTCTTTAACACTTACTGAGGGGATCACGTTCTTTATGGGGGCTATTCTAATGATACCTTACTTAAGAAAACTTAAGAAAATGCCAGATATAACAATTGATCATAAAAAATAG